aaattcaacattTCTTTAACAATGGTTATTAACAAAGTAGGTGTTGCGACAGGCTGCATTCCAAGTGATCCATAGGGCTGTCGATCGAGTTGGAATTTTATGCCGGTATTCACTATGAAGATAGGTAGAAAATTAACCAGAATTTCCAAACTGCCGAGAAAAGAATTGTGCGTTGAGTGTGTATTCTCTAGGGTTGTTACACGTGAGGAACTCCAATGATTCCATTCGCACAACATCTCAAGTCACGTAGCACAATGGGTTCGGGGAGAGGCAAAAGCAAGACCAAGGCTGCTAGCATACGGCCAGCGCTTTCtaaataaatttagaaaaatccagTTGATCTTGATCCAATCTCGTATTCGCAACAATATATCGTGGAGAATAAAAAGCTTTTGCTTCATGAAGATAATACCCTAGCAAACACAGGTACGTCAGCAAGTAGTATATCTAATGCAAGTAATTGTTAAAGCATCAAATAACATTCGGAGATTTTGCAGTCTCAAACCCTCCACCGCACCCTGTTACAAAAATCTGAGTACAACAGTTGTGCATATTCCTTAATCGAACAAGGTGAAAAGAGGACTGCTCTTGCCacagaaacaaagaaacataaaaaaaacactatccgagttgaagatgaaaataaaactaaaggTGGAACTATGGTATTCTGTAATTCCACTAGGATAACATGCCAATCCTAGAGTTCAAACCGAACAAACAAAATTCAGATATCCCACAACTGACGTTCAAGACTTCCGATTCAGCATTAGCAGGATGAACATCCAGATACACGATATGGGTGGACAACCAACAGAGCTGGTGAGAAAACCAAATTAAAACGACTGCGACTATTGACTATATTTACTTTTGTCACCTTGACACCGTGtctatcatatttttttctcagcacaTCTTGAAAACGTAATTGTCTCTGAATCAGATGAATTGGAAAAATGAGTAGTCGCTATTTTAATTCTcacagaacaagaaaaaaattgatcacaAAATTACGACCAAAAACCCGTGGTCCATGAATAGATCAGATCTTTGCTAATGTCAATTGTTGGGATGAAAAAAATACGCCTTTTAGATGAAGATGCCCGAATTTATCAACCCTTGGGTAGCCCAAGACCGAGAGGGTTATAGAAATTTTGTGTTGTTCGTGACTTCGATGACTGACTTCAATGTGCCAGACGAAGAAGAACCTACTAGAACAGCCATGGAGCGAAGCATAAAAGTTCTCGAGGTAACAGAATTTCACGAGACATTCCGACATACTTTTATACACAGTTAGAAAGTTTCAGTTGATTCTAAACGAAGATGCAGTGCAGAGTTGCGGGCTGCTGatctttttcaacaaaaaggaTAGGTTTGATGACATTGTATCAACCCTCCAGAGGACAGAAGAAGGCCGCAGTGAAATAGAAAAGTTCCTGGGAGACAATATGAAGAAAGGTGAAATTCTGTTTTCGAAACGTCACtgtgaaaaaatctgaaacatCCCAGAGGCTAAAACGAGACTGAATACCGGAAACTGTCCCGTGGGGATACTAGGAAAGGCGCTGCAAGACAAATTCGATGAGGTCATAAGAGTGAAACGAAAGGGAGCAAATGAAAAGGGAGTTTACATGAGGTGATTTGAATGAGCACAACTGTAGATGTAAGAACCGAGAACTTCAGTGTAAGATTTCCGTTTAGATTCACACAAGCTGTAGATTCCAGTATTATGGCAGACATCTTCAACATTGTCAAAAACCAAATTATAGACAATCTTATCAGCAAAGGAATCTTCATAAGTGTGTGAAATTCATGAAACAGACAtaaatctttcaaatttttaggtTCATTCCACTGTTCTTTGATGCAAACACCATAAGACTCAGAAGTTAGCGTGTCAAGAAAATGAGctttaaaaaacatttgtcATTCGATCCCTGCTCTAGACGGAAATGTAAGAGCAaggaaaaagtgttttctaCTGTTATAATGTTGACTTGAGTTCAGAATGAACAACACATAAgaacactttttatttttattttttttttttttgagggggGAGGGAGAAGTTCCTGCATACATCCTTTCAAGAATATACTTTTCAGCAATTCTTTCCCTTCTGAAGAGATTTGAGATACTTCTAATGAGATGGTAGAAAACAGCTTAAAAGAGATGAGTGCAATTTGAAAACAGCATAAGAACTTGCATGGAGAACAGTAACCAAGAAGAACAGAGAGAGAAGGGTAGTCAAGTCCTTTTCAGTTTCCCATTAAAAGAGACATAAATTGAGACTATGATATCATCAAGTTATAACCGTAAACAAGGGATTTCGCGCTCTACAAAGGTGATGTTTCTCACTTTACTCAGCCGTAAACTACACAGTATTCAAAATGGTTTTCATTAAGAAGGCTTCCCCTacagagttttaaaaaaagttggcgaaaaaagtgacaacgccgcaataaaaaataatgaatagaagaaagtACTTGTAAATTTGTGAGCGGCTCCATTCTTTGCACAGCTCCAGTGGTGTCACACCGCAATGTTACCTAGAAATAGTTGATGTTCTATGGGAAATCGTCTCAGTGCCTGATAGACTTCGCAACCAACATTAGCACTTTGTCCAGGCACAAGAGGCGTAGGAACCCTCAAAGGTTCAGCAGGTACCAAGCCAAACGAGTTCTTGTTGAACTGGATCGCGAATCCCGACAAAGGTTGCATTGCCTGAAAAGAAACCCTTCTTGTGAAACAGATTGTTCGTTTCGGATCGGACAAACTACCTTGTTTGTGAATGTCATCTCCATATGAATAGCTCCACCACGTCGAATGAAAGTACCTTCTATTTGTGTGCCCTGAACCATCAGCAGTTAAATCAATGCTATTAAACATGATTGGATGCTACAAACTTTGCCCCTAGCTGCGTCCAACCACAGCTGTTTTGGCGCTTGATATCCTGATGCTACGGTCTCTATAATTCCTAAGGATCCACTGAAGATATCTCCCAGACCACCTGTAAAAAGTAACAATAAGCAGAAGTAAGTAGACGAGCAGCGTATAAATTAAATACCAGTAACCTAAAGAAGCAGGTGCTGCGGTTGCTGTTGGGGTAGCAGCAACAGGGGCAGTAACAGGACCACCGAAACCGAGGTTGGCAAGAGGATCAAACGTAGTTGCAGCAGGAACTGGAGGAGCAGCATCCACAAGAGAAGGACCACCGAGACCTAGTAGATCATCTAGGCCTCCTGATGACGCCATCGGCACATATgctaaaaagaaatgttgttgGCTGTCAAGCGGTTTTACGGCTTATGAAAGTATTCCACTTAATTGATTTATGTTGGGAAAGGTATGCAGCACTTGGCAGTCAAACCATGCCAAAATTGTGTCAGCTTCCGCATCTATTCGGTCAAATGCGGTCACCAACTCTATTTTATGCCACTATATGTAAAGGACGTGTACAACAATGTAAACGTTCTCAAGGCTTAACACGCTAGCGCTTCTGTGTACTATTAAAGTGTCTACGAGGTTTGCAAGTGAAGACTTCATTAGTCGTCCGCCAACTCGGCTCTTCCGCAGTTTTCTAAACTACCTATGATAAACTTTCCACCAACAAACCTCGCACTTACAGGAGTGCATCATTTCTGAACCACCTGAGATTTTTGCAGATATAAAATTCTCAAGTCTAAAGTTGATAAGGGAAGCGATATCCTACAATAATGCTTTGCATACAACAAAGTCCCAGGAACATTGCACAAATCGATTGGACACTCTGAGCGAGACGCAACCTCACTGAGTTCTTCGCTAGCTGAACAGTAAGGACCTTAGTTGCGTTGGTAGTTAGTTGTGAAACACTGAAAGGGAaacttaattttcttcttgtttcaaGAACTGGAAGACAATATCAACGGAGAAATTACCAGCTTCGCCCACGTACAACTTATGATCTAGTCTTTAAAAGTAGTATTACGAACAACATACGATATGAATCGGGATTTTTTGTAGTACCACTCGGCCAGCGTTGCTAAAGCGTTCAGATTAAGAAACTAGATCACCGCGACTAGCTTTGCACCTGGCATAGCGTTCACTTGTACGCCCATAGGGGTAGAGATGTCGAGAGATAGAAGGTCAGCAATGAGGGTATCCTGTGAAGGAATGACCGTGGGGGCAGAAGGTCGATTTGCGCCTGATGCAGATCCACCTGTAGAGTCGATAGACGATTGGCCGCTAAAAAAACACCCGGATATTAATATATCGAAACAGGGAGCTTTGTTGAACATACTTTGTCACACCAGTACCGGAACGCAGCGGTTGTCTCGTCCCATCTACAAACGAAGAAGGAGGCTTGTGGTACACAGAAGCCAAGCTCCCGATATGACAAACCAACTGATCTAGCAGTGAAGGTTCCAATAAATCCGTCTCCTCGGAGATGAGAGGTTTCTCCGCCAAAACTACCTGTTTTGCCGCAGCTGGGTCTGCGGACAATAGTCGCCAGTAAATATATCTGAACAATTAACCAACAAACTCTAAAAAGACGTCGAGTTAATTTGAACAAGCATATTGTGTTTTAAAATATGCctattaataaaaaataggcATCTTTTGTTACtattcttctcatcagcaaaTGACACGAACAATATGTCATTTATACGTAGCAttcaatttgaatttgaatagaAATCTGAGGAATCGAAATTTTGTACTTCAAGAGGATAGTTGTGGTTGTGAATAAATTAGGAAGTGAGATTTACATTCGATAGCTCCACAGCTAGATTAGAACAATGGCTGGTAAAGCAATGGTATACCATATGTGACTGGTTCTGAGCTGCAAACTTTATTAGTAGAAAGAACAACGGCATTTAGGAGAGGTCATTCGTCAATATCTCTAGATTAACTGTTCTCTACATACTCGATTTTCAACAagatctctttctctttttgtttttaacgCGAAAGTGACCGAAAACCAAGACCTCAAACATTGTATGTCGCAAAAAGATCGACGTCTTAAGTAACTTGATGTTGGAAAGAAGCAGTCCATCTTAGCTTTAATTCGTTAGACAATCTATAATACTTTCAAGTAACTAGGGCAGGTGTACATCGCCGATGTCAGCTGAAGGGTAGAAGTAGGCTTCGTGTTGACCCATATCACGAAGATATATAAAACTTCGAAATGTGCCAACACGCACAAACGAAAAGATGTGGACAAATGTTCACTTCTAATAGTTCATCTTTTACTTTCCTTTAGAATCTGACTAACACTGGACTTTTCTGCTGCAATTGTATCCGAGCAATGGCTGGTAAAGCAATGGTATACCAGTATAGTTTAATCCCAAACAGTGTCGAAAACAATTTAGTTTATTCCCAAAGTCTTATCAACATCTTTGCCTGCTAACATCTTTGAGGGGCCATTCTTTTGACATGGCAAGAAAGAAACGTTCATGTGAGTAGAAGTCAAGAGACTGGCGGCaatgcaaatattttcttgtagaaGGATATCACACCTTGAATACGTCGACATGCTACACGTCGTCGAACATGCTATTGCATTTTAAGGTTCAAATGCCCGTATAATCGGCAACATATGCTACACTACTGAattcactttctgagaaacatttttgaagttcttcTCAACAGTATACTGAATAGGATTTCTAAAACAGAACTATACCATTATAACTATAACCAATTTTCTATATCAGAAAATGTTATAGCTGCGTAAGTAATTCTTGTTGTTGGATTGCTAAATTTGGTATTTTTCATGTTCCTGTTTTAGCAGAATAGTAAGTAAATTACcctgacgaaaaaaaaaacatttaacgAGACCTATTTGAGCTTTTAAACTTAGTTCGATTTACTCAAGTTTCATCTGCTATTCATATTTCGGACGATAtgaaatagtaaatagtaCGGAGTCTGCAACTGACGTCCTAAGAATTACTCACCCACGATCTCTCAAGTCAGGATTATCACTATCTTGTGTGGCTAGGGACAAAACACGTTGGACTAGCTGTTGAGTATCAGTAGGTCTCTTCAAGAACAATTTCACTACAGCAGTAAGAAGTTGCAGCTGGACCTAGAAATGAACATGCAACTACAGACTGCTCTCGGTTACGCAGCAATAAGCACTAATCGtccattcctttttctttcgaaagaaATAACTGCTTACTTGAGTGTTTTCGTCATGAAATCCTTCAACAAAACTCTCGAGTAATTCATCCGCATTATCAATCCTTTCGGCGTATTCGCCAATAATCCATATCATAGAGGCCCGAGCTTCAGGTTCATCTAATGTATCCAAATTCTGAAAAACTTACAATCATTCCTCTAAAAagtcgaagaaaaagagaagaaggaacgCGTTGTGAGAAAAACTATTCCTTTAAACATCAAAAACATGGTCGAGCACGGGTTGGATTTTTCATAACAGTGTCGTAAGAGGGGAGCGAGAGCAATAGCAATAGAGCCATATAAAATACTTATCTTTAGAGTTAAATAGTATGATATTTGCGTCGTGTTATCTAAATAGGGTCCACACAAGCCACAAAAATGATTTAAATGtcttgtactttttttatACTTCCGATAATAAGACTAGTGTGATCTCAAAGCCAATCTTAATGATTTACTTGCTGCTCTGAACTATGTTTGATAACGCCAGAGTCACTTCGTCAGCTCGAGCCGTACATAATCTTTTCCAGTATTTACAGTCAGCTTAAATATGAAGAGAAGCCATCCAAaacttgaataaaataatgcaCATAAATGGCGTGGTCGAATTTGTTAGggtaatgaaatgaaaaacaaatggtTTAAAATGCATGCCACTATCTACAAATTTCGAtcctttcaaaagaaaaatattttactatCACAACTATCAAATCTGAGCACTACAAATTTCTGTCCAATCATTTTATTTAAGAGAACTTAAACAAAACAGAGCTGGTACGTATTGAGTACTAAGAGACTGCAAAGGGGAGACTCCATCTTAATAAATACCcgatcttcaatatattgaattagcTGCAATAGAGAAGTGCCAAGCAAGGTGCAGGCTATCAAAGGAAACGCACAGCTTCATACCTTGCAAGTTGCTTTGGCACTCCTTCCTTACGATCAATACAACATATCCAAGATCCGCCTGTTTATTAAGATAGCTAGTGCGTAGTTTGGTGGAAGACCTCGTGACCATTGCTTATGGTGATATGGAGTAAGGCGACTCGGTATACGGGTGCTTTTATTAAAACGTTGTGGGATCAATCCTTGACAAAAATTAGATGTTTTCATGCAGTGTAAAAGACTTCAACGAGCATATTTCTTATCCAGCGATGACTTTCCATATTAGAGACAAAATTATAGAGACATAGAGACAAAATTAAGGCAAAGAAGGCAGCACGAGTTGTTGTCATTTTGTCTATATGTGTGCAAAATTTGCCATTTCCGTCCCTCTTATATTTTTggaacctagttgagaaaagtaGTGtactttttctcctatttctgGACTTTCTCAGCTAGCTCTAAAGAGGACCAGGACACCTACAGAGATAGAAATCTGCAGTTAAGAGTATTCCTTAATAATTTATCTAAACCACAGATCTCTCTCATTATGATGATCACATTCGGTTAGTCCTGTGACTACGAGACGCGTCACGAGCGGCGGACAGGGGCCAAAGCGCGGACCTTGCGCTTCCCCTGACGCGGATAAATTCAGGGGACGAGGTCTCTCCTTCTGCTGCGAAAGAATTGACTTAATGAATTGGAACCGTTGTAATCCGCAAGTCTGTCTTGCTAACAGTCTGCATCAGGTGATTGAGTGCTGCAAGCAAGGCGGTTGAGAAGGATTAGGCTCTAGAGGAAATGACTAAGATAACAAGTTGTACATACAACACACATATGCATGCATCGGAAGAGCCACGAAGTTCAGAGAGCAATGTAGCTAAACTTCCACTAGCTGAGACCCCCTCGCTAAGCCATCGTTTGGGAACATTCGGTAATGGACAACAGAAATACGATTGCTCGTTaaacaccttcatgactgaACGAGGAGAgctgagagttctaaaaccatCAAGAGACGTCTGTCTCCGAAAACTACTGCGTTAATACACTAGGATGGAACAGCGCACGAGCCGTAGACGAACCCACTCCGAACTCACAAGGCTTTGCAAAGAggctagaaaagaaaaccttaaACAGAGAAGAGCAGCAGTGTTGGCCGAAGTTGCAGAGATGCGAAAGAGCATTCGCTATATTCGTCGAGATCTCGCCAATGGCGCCAAAAATACCTGCTCTACAAACCCAAATGGAACAACCATTGTATCGAAAAGGCGAATGGAGAACTCATTCATGACTCCTACTTTGATCGTTTCGACAGCCATGTTTGGCTCCTCACTTTCTCATAGCGTAAAGATGGATCTGTCATTCCAAAGGTTCTTCCGTCCGAAGCTATCATAACGGTAAAAAATCGTGAGACGCCGGTCCCAACAGAATAAGATCTGAAGAGTCCTTCCGCTACTTCTCATCAACACTTTAGCGCGGGTTTCTAcgcgttacctgtcggaatgcaaggttcccaATCAGcggaagaaaagcaaaaaagggTTCCTGTACGAAGGAGATCCACACGACATCACCACTCTCGTCCAACCTGCTTACTATCCCTATAAGCTCTTTAAAGGGTGACTCTTGACAGGATTGAAAGTGTTAAATAAAAGACAGCAATGCCAACCAGCCGGATTTCAAAAAGGGTGCAGCAGGATCGACTGCATTCACACTGCTTTGCCAGAGTACAAGATTTCGCTATGTCTCACCTTCACTGACTTACAAAGGGGTCCCTATCCAGTACACAGAGATACTATGAATTGTACAGTAACTGCACGGAACTTCGCTATTCTATATGAGGGATATTATTATCGGTCTGAAAAGAGAGGTCGAATAGCGTGTTAAAATCTTACCGGAAATATTTACGATCACCCTcaagaacgcaatgcgaaagctaGAATAAGACTATATgagagtgaaggttgatggtcggtaGCTACACCATTTCCACTTTGCTGATGGGACCGTTCTGATATCATCTAACATCGGAGCAAAGTGAAATGAATGTAgggaaattcgaagaaatatgTGGATGCATCTGTCTTCCGCTGAATATGCGAAAACGGTGTTCATGGGAAACGAATGGGGCTCGCATGTCCCACTTACGCTCAACTGAACTGAGCATATCAGGATGCACCAGCTGTGTATATCTGGGTCGGAAAAGGAATATAAAGAATGACCAG
This window of the Necator americanus strain Aroian chromosome III, whole genome shotgun sequence genome carries:
- a CDS encoding hypothetical protein (NECATOR_CHRIII.G11172.T1), with protein sequence MGSLTSKCCSKQQSAQTTKEREVFRFFMVGTGAAGKTTVVRQLKCLCKEKPKNYKAYDKDWNQIPIENIFSEEEMTQFRKIIRSNITTAVYNLIQQTAQWGHICAADKNAQKIVQIVEKAELEESCTFNMNIQSSLGADLMEVLKDPNIAETLRQHDKMSRKWHLEDGTLYFLCEEHIQRLFDDTSELTTTDIVHSRYPTTDVQDFRFSISRMNIQIHDMGGQPTELMKMPEFINPWVAQDREGYRNFVLFVTSMTDFNVPDEEEPTRTAMERSIKVLELILNEDAVQSCGLLIFFNKKDRFDDIVSTLQRTEEGRSEIEKFLGDNMKKEAKTRLNTGNCPVGILGKALQDKFDEVIRVKRKGANEKGVYMRFTQAVDSSIMADIFNIVKNQIIDNLISKGIFISV
- a CDS encoding hypothetical protein (NECATOR_CHRIII.G11172.T2) — translated: MVGTGAAGKTTVVRQLKCLCKEKPKNYKAYDKDWNQIPIENIFSEEEMTQFRKIIRSNITTAVYNLIQQTAQWGHICAADKNAQKIVQIVEKAELEESCTFNMNIQSSLGADLMEVLKDPNIAETLRQHDKMSRKWHLEDGTLYFLCEEHIQRLFDDTSELTTTDIVHSRYPTTDVQDFRFSISRMNIQIHDMGGQPTELMKMPEFINPWVAQDREGYRNFVLFVTSMTDFNVPDEEEPTRTAMERSIKVLELILNEDAVQSCGLLIFFNKKDRFDDIVSTLQRTEEGRSEIEKFLGDNMKKEAKTRLNTGNCPVGILGKALQDKFDEVIRVKRKGANEKGVYMRFTQAVDSSIMADIFNIVKNQIIDNLISKGIFISV